TACGGCGACGATCACGTGATGATCGGCAAGGTGCGCCACGACGGAAACCTGCTCGTCAGCGCCGGCCGCATCCTCGCCGGCTGGGCGCCACAGGCCGGCGGCGACCTCGCCGGCCTGCGTGCCGAGGATCTCGCGCAGGCCGCGGAGTTCGGTGCGGAGATCCTCATCGTCGGCACCGGCCGCCGCCAGCGTTTCCCGCAGCCGCAACTGCTGCGCCCGCTGGTCGAGGCGCGCATCGGTTTCGAGTTCATGGATTTCGCCGCCGCCTGCCGCACCTATAACATCCTGGTCGGCGAAGGCCGCGCGGTGGCGCTGGGTCTGCTGTACGAACGCTGAGCCGGGCAACAGCCGCCGCAACGAGGCTGTAACACCCCTGCAAGAGGATATTCACGAGGACGCCGGCTTTCGGCTACCCTGCGTCCACACGCGCGCCCGCCGCACGGCGGGCCAGCGCCCATCCACGAGCAGGAGACCCGATTGAGCGCCATCCCCGCCCCCGACTTCAGCCTGCCCGCCACCGGCGGCAACACCGTCACCCTGTCCGCGCTGCGCGGCCGCAAGCTGGTGATCTACTTCTACCCGAAGGACAACACCCCCGGCTGCACCAACGAGACGCGCGATTTCGGCACACTGCATGCCGAGTTCGCGGCCGCCGGCTGCGACGTCTTCGGCGTGAGCCGCGACGGCCTGAAGAGCCACGAGAACTTCAAGGCCAAGCTCGAACTGCCCTTCGAGCTGATCTCCGACCCGGAGGAGCAGGCCTGCGAGGCCTTCGGCGTCATGAAGCTCAAGAACATGTACGGCAAGCAGGTGCGCGGCATCGAACGCAGCACCTTCCTGATCGACGCCGCAGGCAACATCGCCCGCGAGTGGCGTGGCGTGAAGGTGCCCGGCCATGCCGAGGAAGTGCTCGCCGCCGCGCGCGCGCTCTGACCCTCCCGACGGCCGCGGTCGCAACGCGCGTCCGCGGCCCCGATGCCGCCCCGCAGCCCGGATCCGACCTCATGCCCGCCATCAGCAAAGCCACCACGCCCGCCGCCCCGAACGAAACCACCGCCACCACCGCACGCCCGCGCCGCAGCACAACCCGCCGCGCCGCCAAGCCGGCCGCGTGCAAGCTCTTCGTGCTCGACACCAACGTGCTGATGCACGACCCCACCAGCCTCTACCGCTTCGAGGAGCACGACCTCTACGTGCCGATCATGACGCTGGAGGAACTCGACAACAACAAGAAGGGCACCAGCGAGGTCGCACGCAACGCGCGTCAGGCCAGCCGGATGCTCGACGAGATCGTGTCCGGCGCGGCCGACGGCATCGTCGAGGGCATTCCGCTCGAGGGCCCCTCGCGCAGCCTGGCCACCGGCCGGCTGTACGTGCAGACCGAGGCGATCGAGATCAAGCTGCCGCCCGCGCTACCCACGGCGCGCGGCGACAACCAGATCCTCGCGGTGGTGATGTTCCTGGTCGAAAAGCACCCGGGACGCGAGGTCATCCTGGTGTCGAAAGACATCAACATGCGCATCAAGGCGCGCGCGCTCGGGCTGGCGGCACAGGACTACTTCAACGACAAGGTGCTCGAGGACAGCGACCTGCTGTACACCGGTACCCGCGAACTGCCGGCCGACTTCTGGGACACCCATGGCCGCGGCATGCAGTCGTGGAAGGAGGAAGGCCGCACCTACTACCGGCTGAACGGCCCGCTCGCCCCCGAGATGCTCGTCAACGAATTCGTCTTCCAGGATGGCGACGCCCCGCTGCAGGCCTGGGTGAAGGAGAAGGAAGGGCGCAGCGTGGTGCTGGAGACGCTGACCGACTTCAGCCACCACAAGAACAACGTCTGGGGCATCACCGCGCGCAACCGCGAGCAGAACTTCGCCCTGAACCTGCTGATGAACCCGGAGATCGACTTCGTCACCCTGCTCGGCCAGGCCGGCACCGGCAAGACCCTGCTGACGCTCGCCGCCGGGCTCACCCAGGTGCTGGAGACCAAGCGCTACGGCGAGATCATCATGACCCGGGTGACGGTGCCGGTTGGCGAGGACATCGGCTTCCTCCCTGGAACCGAGGAAGAAAAGATGGCGCCGTGGATGGGCGCGCTCGAGGACAACCTCGAGGTCCTCAACGGCACCGCGGGCGAAGGCGGCGACTGGGGCCGCGCGGCGACGCGCGACCTGATCCGCAGCCGCATCAAGATCAAGAGCCTGAACTTCATGCGCGGGCGCACCTTCCTGAACAAGTTCCTGATCATCGACGAGGCGCAGAACCTGACGCCCAAGCAGATGAAGACCCTGATCACCCGCGCCGGCCCCGGCACCAAGGTCATCTGCATGGGCAACATCGCGCAGATCGACACGCCCTACCTCACCGAGGGCTCCTCGGGCCTGACCTTCGTCGTCGACCGTTTCAAGGGCTGGGCGCACTCCGGCCACATCACGCTGCAGCGCGGCGAGCGCTCGCGCCTGGCCGACTACGCCGCCGACGTCCTCTGAGCCGCCGCAAGCGCACGCGGCCGCCGTCGGCCCCGTGTGCTTGCGGCCCCTTGCCGCGCGGCGGCTCACCTATAATCCGCGGATTCATCCGACGACAGAGCCGTCATGACCACCGAAGCCGCGAACCTGCTGGTGGGCGCCAGCACCGATTTCCTGCGCAACTTCTCGCCCTTCAACCGCATGGAGGCCGAGGCGCTCGCCTTCCTCGCCGAGCGTGCGGTGCTCGCCTTCCACCCGCGCGGCTCGGACATCCTGACCCCGGAGATGGGCGTCCCCCGCCATTTCTACATCGTCCAGCGCGGCAAGGTGCAGGCGAGCCAGACCGGTTCGACCACGGTCACCGAGTACGCCAGCATGACGCTGGGGCCCGGCGAATGCTTCCCGATCGGCGCGATCTCCGCCCGCCGCCCGTCGACCAATGCCTACGTCGCGGTCGAGGACAGCTTCTGCTTCCAGCTCGGCGCGGACGATTTCCTGCACCTGATGCAGATGAGTCCGGTCTTCCACCTGTTCTGCACGCAGTACATCGCCAGCCTGCTCAACCAGTCCCGCCAGCAACTGCAGACCACCTTCGCGCAGCGCGCGGCCGAGCAGCAGACCATGACCACCAGCCTGGGCAAGCTGGTCAAGCAGGACCCGGTTTTCGTGAGTGCTGACACGCCCACGCGCAGCGCGCTCGAGCGCATGAACGAGCTGCGCCTGGGCTGCATGGTGGTGGTCGACGACGAACGCCGGCCGGTGGGCGTCGTCACCCAGAGCGACCTGCTGCCGCGGGTGATCCTGGCCGCCTTCGACCTCGCCCGCCCGATCGGCGAGCTGATGACCGCCAATCCGCACCAGCTGCCGACCACCGCCTCCGCCTACGACGCCGCCCTGGAGATGGCGACCCACGGCGTGCGCCACCTGCTGGTGGTGGACTCGGACGGCATCCTCAAGGGCGTGGTGTCCGAGCGCGACCTGTTCACGCTGCAGCGCATCAGCCTGCGCCAGATCCGCGCCGGCATCGAGAACGCGGCCGACATCCATGCCCTGCAGCGCGCGAGCGCGGACATCCGCCAGCTCGCCCTCAACCTGATCGCGCAGGGCATCGGTGCCGAGCAGCTGACGCAGTTCATCTCCGCCCTCAACGACGCGCTGACCCGCCGCATCATCGTGCTCGCCCGCGAGCGCCACGACCTGCTCGGCATCGACTTCGCCTGGATCGCGTTCGGCTCGGAGGGGCGCCACGAGCAGACGCTGTCCACCGACCAGGACAACGGGATCGTGTTCCGCGTGGTCGCGAGCAGCCAGGTCGACGAGGCGCGCCGGCGCCTGCTCGCGTTCGCGAAGACTGTCAACGACGACCTCGCCGCCTGCGGCTTCCCGCTGTGCAAGGGCAACATCATGGCGAGCAATCCGGACCTGTGCCTGACACTCGAGGAGTGGAAATCGCGCTTCGGCGACTGGATCCGCGAGCCCGACCCGCAGGCCCTGCTCAACGCCTCGATCTTCTTCGACTTCCGCGTGCTTTACGGCAACGAGCGCTTCGGCGACCAGCTGCGCACCTGGCTCAACAAGGCGGCGAAGGGCAACACCACCTTCCTGCGCATGATGGCGGCCAACGCGCTGAAGGTCCTGCCCCCGCTCGGGCGCATCCGCGACTTCGTGCTCGAGGACGACGGCAGCATCGACCTCAAGAAATCCGGCGCCCGCCTGTTCGTGGACGTGGCCCGCATCCTGGCCCTGCGTACCGGCGTGGACTCGAGCAGCACCGTCCAGCGCCTGCGCCAGGCGAGCACCAAGATCGGCTTCACCGCGGAGGAGATCGCCGCGATCATCGACGGCTTCAATTTCATCCAGCTCCTGCGCCTGCGCTCGCAGCACCTGGAGACCAAGCACGACACCGCCGACGACAACCGCGTCGATCCCGAGTCGCTGAACGAGCTCGACCGCCGCATCCTGAAGGAAGCCTTCCGTCAGGCGCGCAAGCTCCAGTTGCGCCTCAAGCTGGACTATCAGCTATGAGCTGGCTCGCCCGTCTCAAGGCGGCGCGCGGCGGGGCGCCCGCCCTCGGCAAGCAGGCCGAGCAGACCCTGCACGCCTGGCACGCCCTGCCCGATGCGGTGCGCGACCGTCCGCACTTCGAGAGCCGTTACGTGGTCGTGAATACCGAGGCGACCGGACTCGACCTCGACCGCGACCGCCTGCTCGCGGTCGGGGCGGTCGGCGTCGACGGAGGCCTGCTCCACGCCGCGGACGCCTACTATGCAACGCTGGAACCCGCACCCGCCGACGCGCTCGCGGGTCTGCTCGGGCTGGCCGGCAAGAACCCGCTGGTGGTGTTCAACGCATCGTTCAACCGCAACATGCTCGAGCGCGCGTTTCAGGAACACCTCGGCCTCGTGCCGGATTTCCTCTGGGTCGACCTCTACTTCCTGCTGCCGTCCTTGTTCCCGGAGAAGCTCGATCGCCCCGGCCGGCTTGGCGACTGGATGGCGGCATTCGGTATCGAAACCTTTCAGCGCCATCATGCGCTCGGCGACGCCTGGGCAATCGCCCAGCTCCTGCTCGCCGTCCAGGCGCGGGCGCTGTCCTTCGGCGTCAACAGCCCGGAAGGCCTCGCCGAGCATCAGCATGCCTACCGCCAGAAGCTGAAGGTCTGATTCTCCGGCAGCGTGACCGATGCCCGCACGCGAGCACGCGGGAACGACATTTCCTGTTTACAACCCCGACTTGCCTGCGTATATTCCGCCGAATGTTTTTGCGCCCCGCCCTCCTCTCCCTGGCATTGCTGCTCGCGTCGGCCCCGTTCGCCCACGCCGCCGAACAGCCTGAGCAGGCGGTGGCGCAGGTCGAGCAGAGTTCCGTGATCGGCGAATACACCGTCGTCGCCGAGCAACTGGTCGACGAAGCCCTGTCCTACCTCGGCATCCGCTACCGCTTCGGCGGCACCTCGCCGGCAACCGGCCTGGACTGCAGCGGCCTGGTGCTGAACGTGTTCCGCAACGCGGTCGGCCTCAATCTGCCGCGTACAGCGGGCGAGATGGCAAAGCTCGGCGACCGGATCGGTCGCCAGGAGCTCAAGCCCGGCGACCTCGTGTTCTTCAACACCATGCGCCGCGCCTTCTCCCATGTGGGAATCTACCTCGGGGACGGCAAGTTCGTGCACGCCCCCTCCAGCGGCGGCAAGGTCCGCGTCGAGAACATCTCCAACCGCTACTGGGCGCAGCGCTTCAACGGCGCGCGCCGCCTGCTCGACGAGGGCGACACCCTTCACGACGCCGCGCGCATGGTGGCGATCCGCTGATCCCCGCTTCGCCCGAACGTCGACGACAAAGCCCGGCTCCACGCCGGGCTTTTTTCATTTTCGGCCGCCTCCCGCCGCCTTGCAGCGCTCCGGACATGCGGCGCACGGATCGCCCATCCGCCGGCCCAGCGCCTGCTGCAGTGCGCAGGTCGAACGCCGACAACACACGAACATCACCCCTTCGCGGCTGGCCGCATCGCGGAAGCGCTGCATCACGTTGTGGCCGAGGAAGTCGGTGAACAGGATCACCATGCCGATCCCGCTCGGCAGCGGCGCGGAGCGGCGCTGATGCGTCGTGTCGCGTCCGCTGACGTGTCCCGCGATGCGGATGCCGAAGCTGTCGAGGACGTCCGGAATGTTGCCGAGGCGATCTGCGCCGACGAGCAGGGCATTCATGCTTTCCTTCCTGTTAAGAACAATTCTCATCCATGATGCTACCAATGCGAACTGTTTGCAACTGCGAACTCTTATCGTTATTATTCGAACACCGTCACAACACCCTGAGCTCTCGCCAACATGATGAAAAAAGTCCTGCTGACCGCCCTGGTTTCCGCCTTCGGCCTGTCTGCCGCCGCCAGCGCGGCCGAACTCAACGTCTACTCCGCCCGTCACTACCAGACCGACGAGCAGCTGTACGGCAACTTCACCAAGCAGACCGGGATCAAGATCAACCGCATCGAAGCCAAGGAAGACGAACTGCTGGAGCGCGTCCGCACCGAAGGCGCCAACAGCCCGGCGGATGTCTTCGTGACCGTGGACGCCTCGCGCCTGGCCAAGGCCGACGAGATGGGCATCTTCGCCCCGGTGAAGTCGGCTGAACTGGAAGCCCGCATTCCGGCCCACCTGCGCACGAACAACTGGTTCTCGTATTCGACCCGCGCCCGCGTGATCGTGTACAACCCCGAGCTCGTCAAGGCCGAACAGGTCCAGACCTACGAGCAACTGGCCGATCCCGCCCTCAAGGGCCAGGTTTGCACCCGCTCGGGCAGCCACCCCTACAACCTGTCGCTGGGCGCCGCCATGATCAAGCACAACGGGGCGGAAGCGACCGAGAACTGGGCCAAGGGCATCGTCGCCAACTTCGCGCGTGCGCCCAAGGGCGGCGACACCGACCAGATCCGCGCGGTTGCGGCCGGCGAGTGCGGCGTGGCGATCGCCAACAGCTACTACCTGGCTCGCCTGATGAATTCGGACAAGCGCGAGGACCAGGCCGCGGTGGCGAAGATCAAGGCGGTGTGGCCCAACCAGTCGAGCTGGGGCACCCACATCAACGTCTCGGGCGCCGGCATGCTCAAGCACGCGCCGAACAAGGAAGCCGCGATCAAGTTCCTGGAGTACCTGGCCTCGGACGAGGCCCAGGCCTACTTCGCCAACGGCAACAACGAATGGCCGGTCGTGCCCTCGGTGAAGGTCGACAATGCGGCACTGGCCAAGCTCGGCGAATTCAAGGCCGACACCCTGCCGATCGGCGAGCTGGCGGCCACGGTCGCCGAAGCCCAGCGCATCTTCGATCGCGCGGGCTATCGCTGATCGACATGCGGCGGACGGCAGGACGCCGTCGGTCGCGACCGCTGCAACTCACGATTCAGCCCCCGCGGCCCCGGCCGCCGGGGTTGAATCGTTTCCGCGCCTCCGATCGCAGACCCACCCGCAGCCACCCGGCCAGCCTTGCGCCTGCCGAGCCGGATCAACCGGCGCGTCGCTTCACCTTCAGGATCTGGCGCGAGATCACGAACATCGGCAGCAGGCCCACTGCGACGATGATCAGCGCCGCGGTCGAGGCCTCGGCGAGGCGCTCGTCCGCAGCCAGCGTGTGCGCCTGGGTGGCGAGGGTGTCGAAGTTGAACGGCCGGATGACCAGCGTGGCCGGCAGCTCCTTCATGACGTCGACGAACACCAGCAGGCCGGCGGTCAGCAGGCTGCCACGCAGCATCGGGACGTGGACCCGGCGCAGCGTGGCCCATTTGCCGTAACCGAGGCAGCGCGAGGCGTCGTCCATGCTCGAGGTGATCTTGCCCAGGCTGGACTCGACCGTCTGCAGCGCGACGGCGAGGAAGCGCGCGAGGTAGGCGTAGATCAGCGCGGCAATCCCGCCGGTGAGCAGCAGGCCCGGATTGGTGCCGAACACCGCCTCCCAGGACTGCGCCAGCCAGTTGTCCAGCCGCGTCAGCGGGATCAGCACGCCGACCGCGATCACCGAGCCAGGCACCGCATAGCCCAGACCGACCACGCGGTTGAGCGCATGCGGCAGCCCGGTGCGCGCGAGCCGGGCGGCGTAGCCGAGCACGACCGCGAGCACGACCGCGGCGATCGCCGTGACCATGGCGAGCACGAAGCTGTTGCGGGCGAGATGCACGAAGCGCGGACCGAACTGCGCGTCGCCTTCGGCGAAGGCCATCTGCAGCAGCAGCGCCCCGGGCAGCAGGAAACCGAGCAACAGCGGCATGAAGCAGGCGAAGGCCGCGAGCAGGCCCAGCGGCAGCGGCAGGCGCAGGCGCACCGGCATGCTGGCCTGGCGCGAGGTGTTGTTGAAGCGCGCCCTGCCCCGCGACATGCGCTCGAGGGTCAGCACCAGGATCACGAAGGCGAGCAGTGCGGCCGAGAGCTGCGCGGCGGCGATGCGGTCGCCCAGCGAGAACCAGGCGCGATAGATCCCGGTTGTGAAGGTCTGCACGCCGAAGTAGGACACGGTGCCGAAATCGGCCAGCGTCTCCATCAGCGCCAGCGCGGTGCCCGCCACCACCGCCGGACGCGCGAGCGGCAGGGAGACGCGGAAGAAGCTTCCCCACGGCCCCAGGCCGAGCGAACGCCCGGCCTCGAGCATGCCGCCTGCCCGTTCCAGGAAGGCGGTGCGCGCGATCATGTACACATATGGATAGAGGACGAACATGAACATCGCCACCGCACCGCCGACGGTGCGCACGTCCGGAAACCAGTAGTCGCCCCGCCGCCACTCGAAGGTCTCGCGCAACCAGGTCTGCAGCGGGCCGACGAACTGCAGGAAGTCGGTGTAGACGTAGGCCATCACGTAGGCCGGCATCGCCAGCGGCAGCACCAGGGCCCACTCGAAGAAGCGCCGGCCGGGGAAGTCGAGCATCGTCGTCAGCCACGCCGAGGTCACGCCGATCGACGACACGCCCAGGCCTACACCGACGCACAGGATCACGGTGTTGAGCATGAACTCGCCCAGCACCGTATCGGCCAGGTGCGACCAGGTGGCGCCGGTCTCGCCGATGAACACGTTGGAGAACACCGAAAGCACCGGGGCGGCGATCAGCACCGCGATCAGCACCGACACGACCGTCAGGGTCGACCACTGCAGGCGCCGGGCGCCCTGAACAGCCAGAGAGTTCATTCCATTCCCACATTGCCGGGGCGCGCCGGAGCTCGGCCACCCGCTTCGATCGGCAAATTATAATTGATCGCATTTGGAACACCGCGATGCAATAATCGCGCAACACGCATTCCCGGATCAGCGCCCAAGATGTCACACCTGAACCTCGAGCACATCGACCTCGCATTCGGCGACCACCTTGTCGTGCGCCAGCTCTCGCTGAGCCTGGAAAAGGGGCGGATCGGCTGCCTGCTCGGCCCCTCCGGCTGCGGCAAGACCACCGTACTGCGCTGCATCGCCGGTTTCGAGCGCCTCGCCGCCGGCGAGATCCGCCTCGACGGCGTGCTGGTCAGCACCCCCGCCCACACCCTGCCCCCCGAGCGCCGGCGCATCGGCATGGTGTTCCAGGACTATGCGCTGTTCCCGCACCTTTCGGTTGCCGACAACGTGGGTTTCGGCTTGCGCGGCGTCGATCCGGCCGCGCGCAGGACACGGGTCGAGGAACTGCTCGCCCTGGTCGGGCTCGCCGACCAGGGCCACAAGTACCCGCACGAGATGTCGGGCGGCCAGCAGCAGCGCGTGGCGCTGGCCCGCGCGCTGGCGCCGCGGCCCAGCCTGCTGCTGCTCGACGAGCCCTTCTCCAATCTCGACGTCGAGCTGCGCGAGCGCCTGTCCTACGAGGTGCGCGACATCATCAAGGCCACCAACACCACCGCGATCCTGGTCACCCACGACCAGCACGAGGCCTTCGCCGTCGCCGACGAGATCGGCATCATGCACGAGGGCCGCATCCAGCAGTGGGACAGCCCATACAACCTCTATCACCGCCCGGCAAACCGCTTCGTCGCCGACTTCATCGGCCAGGGCGTATTCCTGCGCGGCAAGGTGGTCAACGACCACCAGGTGCAGATCGAGCTCGGTCTGCTCGACAGTTCCGTGCCGCTGGTGTGCTGCGCCGACTGCGCCGGCTGCGTCCAGGGCAGCCCGCTCGACGTGCTGCTGCGTCCCGACGACATCGTGCATGACGACGCCAGTCCGCTGAGGGCCGAGGTGGTGCACAAGGCCTTCCGCGGCGCGGACATCCTGTACACGCTGCGCCTGGGGGGCGGCGCGAAGGTGCTGTCGCTGGTGCCCAGCCACCACAACCACGCCCTCGGCGAGCGTATCGGCATCCGCCTCGACGTGGACCACGTCGTCACCTTCCCGGTCGACGGCGGTGCGCCGCTGCCGGCCCTGCACGGCGAACCCATCGCCGCATGATTCCGTGGCTGGGCAAGGCACCGGTGTTTCCGCCGGACGACCAGGCGCTGGACGAGCCGAACGGCCTGCTCGCCGCCGGCGGGTCGCTGTCACCCGACTGGCTGCTCGCCGCCTACCGCCGCGGCATCTTCCCGTGGTTCAGCGAAGGCGAACCGATCCTGTGGTGGACGCCGGACCCGCGCCTCGTCCTGGTACCCGATCAGATCCATATCAGCCGCTCGCTGCGCAGGACGCTGCGCCGCGGGCGCTTCGAGGTCCGCGTCGACACCGCGTTCGCGGCGGTGCTGCGGGCCTGCGCCGCGCCGCGGGCCCCCGGTCTGGGCACCTGGATCACGCCGGCGATGCAGGCCGCCTACCTGCGCATGCACGAACTGGGCCATGCGCACAGTGTCGAATGCTGGCGTGAAGGCAGGCTGGTGGGGGGGCTGTACGGCATGGCGCTGGGCCGGGTGTTCTTCGGCGAATCGATGTTCGCGCTGGAGACCGACGCCTCCAAGGTCGCCCTCGCCCATCTCGCCCGGCTGCTTGCCGAGCGCACTTATGCCATCATCGACTGCCAGATGACGACCGCCCACCTGCAGTTCATGGGCGCCCGCGAGATGCCGCGCGCGCAATTCGTCACCACCCTGGGACGATGGGTGCCCGACGGACCACCCGCCCAGAAGTGGGCGGCGGATGCGGCGCGGCACTTCACCTGGCCCTGACCGCGAACGAACGCCAAGCAGCGTGACACGATGCAGAAGGACTACCCGTACGCCCTGATCCAGTTCTACGCGACGGCCCCGTACGCGTGCTCGTACCTGCCCGACCGCAGTGCGCGCTCGCAGGTCGCCACGCCGGGACATCTGATCGATCCGCAGGTGTATGGCGAACTGGTGCGCCGCGGCTTCCGCCGCAGCGGCGTGTTCACCTACCGGCCGCATTGCGATCACTGCCGCGCCTGCGTGCCGGTGCGCATTCCGGTGGCACGGTTCACGCCCAGCCGCAGCCAGCGCCGGGCGTGGGCGAGGCACGGCGACATGGTCGCCGCCGAGCGCACGCTCGACTTCTGCGAAGAACACTACCAGCTCTACCAGCGCTACCAGGCCGCGCGTCATTCCGGCGGCGGCATGGATCTCGACAACCGCGAGCAGTACAGCCACTTCCTGCTGCAGAGCCATGTCGATACCCGGCTCATCGAATTCCGCGAGGACGGGGTGTTGCGGATGGTCAGCGTCATCGACCTGCTCGCGGACGGCCTGTCGAGCGTCTATACGTTCTACGAGCCGGGTCTGCCGCGCGGCGCCCTCGGCACCTACGGCATCCTGTGGCAGATCGAGACCTGCAGGCGGCTGGACCTGGCCCACGTCTATCTCGGCTACTGGATCGGCGAGAGCCCGAAGATGGCCTACAAATCGCGCTTCCACCCGCTCGAGGCGCTCATCGACGGCGACTGGGCGCCCTTGCCCGCCGCGAGCCGAAGCGGCTGACCCGCCTCCCGCCGGGACGGGGGAATCGCTACAATCCGCCGATGCTCTACGAACTCATCCGCCCGCTGCTGTTTTCGCTCGACCCCGAAAACGCCCACGATCTCACCCTGCACGGACTCCACTTCGCCGGCAAGCTGCTGCCTCCGGGGCAGCCCGAACCCGCCGACCCGGTCGAAGTCATGGGCCTGCGCTTTCCCAACCGCATCGGCCTCGCCGCCGGCCTGGACAAGAACGGCGAGGCGATCGACGGCCTCGCCCGCCTCGGCTTCGGCTTCCTCGAGATCGGCACCATCACCCCGCGCCCACAGCCCGGCAACCCGCGTCCGCGCATGTTCCGGCTGCCCGAGGTGCAGGGCATCATCAACCGCATGGGCTTCAACAACCACGGCGTGGACGCGCTGATCGCCCATGTGCGCGAAGCGAAGTATCGCGGCATCCTCGGCATCAACATCGGCAAGAACTTCGACACCCCGATCGAGAACGCCGCCGACGACTACCTCGCCTGCCT
This genomic stretch from Thauera sp. GDN1 harbors:
- a CDS encoding ABC transporter ATP-binding protein gives rise to the protein MSHLNLEHIDLAFGDHLVVRQLSLSLEKGRIGCLLGPSGCGKTTVLRCIAGFERLAAGEIRLDGVLVSTPAHTLPPERRRIGMVFQDYALFPHLSVADNVGFGLRGVDPAARRTRVEELLALVGLADQGHKYPHEMSGGQQQRVALARALAPRPSLLLLDEPFSNLDVELRERLSYEVRDIIKATNTTAILVTHDQHEAFAVADEIGIMHEGRIQQWDSPYNLYHRPANRFVADFIGQGVFLRGKVVNDHQVQIELGLLDSSVPLVCCADCAGCVQGSPLDVLLRPDDIVHDDASPLRAEVVHKAFRGADILYTLRLGGGAKVLSLVPSHHNHALGERIGIRLDVDHVVTFPVDGGAPLPALHGEPIAA
- the aat gene encoding leucyl/phenylalanyl-tRNA--protein transferase — translated: MIPWLGKAPVFPPDDQALDEPNGLLAAGGSLSPDWLLAAYRRGIFPWFSEGEPILWWTPDPRLVLVPDQIHISRSLRRTLRRGRFEVRVDTAFAAVLRACAAPRAPGLGTWITPAMQAAYLRMHELGHAHSVECWREGRLVGGLYGMALGRVFFGESMFALETDASKVALAHLARLLAERTYAIIDCQMTTAHLQFMGAREMPRAQFVTTLGRWVPDGPPAQKWAADAARHFTWP
- a CDS encoding arginyltransferase, producing the protein MQKDYPYALIQFYATAPYACSYLPDRSARSQVATPGHLIDPQVYGELVRRGFRRSGVFTYRPHCDHCRACVPVRIPVARFTPSRSQRRAWARHGDMVAAERTLDFCEEHYQLYQRYQAARHSGGGMDLDNREQYSHFLLQSHVDTRLIEFREDGVLRMVSVIDLLADGLSSVYTFYEPGLPRGALGTYGILWQIETCRRLDLAHVYLGYWIGESPKMAYKSRFHPLEALIDGDWAPLPAASRSG